The proteins below come from a single Triticum aestivum cultivar Chinese Spring chromosome 5D, IWGSC CS RefSeq v2.1, whole genome shotgun sequence genomic window:
- the LOC123123454 gene encoding protein trichome birefringence-like 33: protein MAKLLAVLALVAAAAPFLRAAGQEGEGEGGARPSELLPFAVGAAPEGCDVGQGEWVYDEAAAPAYEEEACPYIPAELTCQAHGRPDKSYQHWRWQPRGCSLPSFNATVMLEMLRGKRMLFVGDSLNRAQYVSLLCLLHRAMPEGSSSFETVDALSIFRAKAYDATIEFYWAPLLAESNADDGVEHQLNDRVIRGAPMDRHSRFWKGADVLVFNSYLWWMTGDKIQILRGADNDMSKDIVEMGAEEAYRLVLHQVVRWLDGNVDPKKSRVFFVTASPTHASGQLWGDEAEGSNCHAQTKPIADASYWGSTSRAMLRVTGEVLGASARVPVGVVNVTQMSEYRRDAHTQVYREQWAPPTKEQLADPKSYADCTHWCLPGVPDAWNELLYWKLFFPANDQAL from the exons ATGGCGAAGCTCCTCGCCGTCCTTGCCCTcgtggccgccgccgcgccgttccTCCGCGCCGCCGGCCAG GAGGGTGAGGGTGAGGGCGGGGCGAGGCCGTCGGAGCTGCTGCCGTTCGCGGTGGGCGCGGCGCCGGAGGGGTGCGACGTCGGGCAGGGCGAGTGGGTGTAcgacgaggcggcggcgccggcgtaCGAGGAGGAGGCGTGCCCCTACATCCCGGCGGAGCTGACGTGCCAGGCGCACGGCCGCCCCGACAAGTCGTACCAGCACTGGCGGTGGCAGCCCCGCGGCTGCTCGCTTCCCAG CTTCAACGCGACGGTGATGCTGGAGATGCTGCGCGGGAAGCGGATGCTGTTCGTGGGCGACTCGCTGAACCGGGCGCAGTACGTGTCGCTGCTGTGCCTGCTCCACCGCGCCATGCCGGAGGGCTCCAGCTCCTTCGAGACCGTGGACGCCCTCAGCATCTTCCGGGCCAAGGCCTACGACGCCACCATCGAGTTCTACTGGGCCCCGCTCCTCGCCGAgtccaacgccgacgacggcgtcgagcaccagctcaacgaccgcgtcatccgcgGCGCCCCCATGGACCGCCACTCCCGCTTCTGGAAGGGCGCCGACGTCCTCGTCTTCAACTCCTACCTCTGGTGGATGACCGGCGACAAGATCCAGATCCT GAGGGGTGCCGACAACGACATGAGCAAGGACATCGTGGAGATGGGGGCGGAGGAGGCCTACAGGCTGGTGCTGCACCAGGTGGTCCGGTGGCTGGACGGCAACGTGGACCCCAAGAAGTCCCGGGTCTTCTTCGTCACGGCATCGCCCACGCACGCCAGCGGACAGCTCTGGGGCGACGAGGCGGAGGGCAGCAACTGCCACGCCCAGACCAAGCCCATCGCCGACGCGTCCTACTGGGGGAGCACCAGCAGGGCGATGCTGCGGGTCACCGGCGAGGTGCTGGGCGCGTCGGCGAGGGTGCCGGTGGGCGTGGTGAACGTCACGCAGATGTCTGAGTACCGCCGGGACGCGCACACGCAGGTGTACAGGGAGCAGTGGGCGCCGCCCACCAAGGAGCAGCTCGCCGACCCCAAGAGCTACGCCGACTGCACCCACTGGTGCCTCCCCGGCGTGCCCGACGCATGGAATGAGCTGCTCTACTGGAAGCTCTTCTTCCCCGCCAACGACCAGGCGCTCTGA